One Panulirus ornatus isolate Po-2019 chromosome 16, ASM3632096v1, whole genome shotgun sequence genomic window carries:
- the LOC139753957 gene encoding uncharacterized protein codes for MEALVVLALTGVVSAAPTFLLPYPAYTGGVVGVHAPVVPVSYASQHHAQDELGQVNYGFAHFGQAKNEIRDAFGNVAGVYTYIDANNDPVHVQYTAGADGFRVKSNNLPVAPGSPDVDLPVAPEPVMDTPEVAAAKLEFFEAFNAAAAAAAAAADEDSVPEAPVAEEEPVTETPVAEDEESVTEAPAAEVEEAVTDAPAAAEEEAPEEETTEEEASVDPAPLTAPEPVMDTEEVAAAKADFLIAYEAAAAAAAAGTLPEVVVPTGAPESVVDTDEVAAAKAEFQAAYEAAAAAAEAAANFDLDGSISHYTGHLSAVDGVLPPVYTNTLLHGDHFIHTPTHVHYDPYGHGPYNYPIIPL; via the exons ATGGAGGCCCTG GTTGTTCTGGCTCTGACAGGCGTCGTGAGCGCTGCGCCCACTTTCCTACTGCCTTATCCCGCCTATACGGGCGGCGTAGTGGGCGTGCATGCACCCGTGGTGCCTGTCTCCTATGCCAGCCAACACCATGCCCAAGATGAGCTAGGCCAAGTCAACTATGGTTTCGCTCACTTTGGTCAGGCCAAGAACGAAATTCGTGATGCCTTCGGCAACGTCGCCGGCGTCTACACCTACATCGACGCTAACAACGACCCAGTACATGTGCAATACACTGCCGGCGCCGATGGCTTCCGCGTGAAGAGCAACAACCTCCCCGTTGCCCCGGGTTCGCCTGACGTCGACCTCCCAGTGGCCCCTGAACCCGTCATGGACACGCCGGAGGTCGCCGCTGCCAAACTCGAGTTCTTCGAGGCCTTTaatgccgccgccgccgccgctgccgcagcTGCTGACGAGGATTCAGTCCCTGAAGCACCTGTTGCTGAAGAGGAACCAGTCACCGAAACCCCTGTTGCCGAAGACGAGGAGTCCGTCACCGAAGCTCCAGCTGCTGAAGTTGAGGAGGCAGTGACTGACGCTCCTGCCGCTGCTGAGGAGGAAGCACCTGAAGAGGAAACCACTGAGGAGGAAGCTTCGGTCGACCCCGCTCCATTGACTGCCCCCGAGCCGGTCATGGATACTGAAGAAGTCGCTGCAGCAAAGGCCGATTTCCTGATTGCTTAtgaagctgctgctgccgccgctgctgctggtactCTCCCAGAAGTTGTTGTGCCTACTGGCGCCCCAGAATCTGTTGTGGACACGGACGAAGTCGCTGCCGCCAAAGCTGAATTCCAGGCTGCCTACGAAGCTGCCGCTGCTGCAGCAGAAGCTGCTGCCAACTTCGACTTGGACGGCTCCATCTCTCATTACACAGGGCACCTGTCTGCTGTGGACGGCGTTCTGCCCCCAGTGTATACCAACACCCTCCTGCACGGAGATCACttcatccacacacccacccacgtccACTATGATCCTTACGGCCATGGGCCTTACAACTACCCGATCATCCCTCTGTAG